Within Candidatus Acidiferrales bacterium, the genomic segment CGGCTGGTCGGAAGTGGTTCACTCGCTCCTCTTCGCACTTCTGCTCATCCTCGCAGTGCGTTAGGGGCCTCGATGGGTGTGGTGCTCCCACTATGCCCATGCCAAGCCTTAGGCTTCTTGGAGCCAGAAAACCTCTCTGCTTGGCCGTAATTTCCCCGAGCATTGTGGGAAATGCCTCAGACTCCTCTAGGCCATGGTACCTCGCCCTTGCACTACCGCTCCAACTTATTGAAAAGAAAAGGCAGAGTTGTAGATTTTTGGTAGTACTGTAACGCTTCCCTTGGTGGGAATCGTGCACTGGAAAAGCCTCCGCGCCTTTAAAGAACCACAGCGGCATCGCTGGAGCCCCCGATGCGGGCTGCCTTCCCCAACTCTCTTCGAACCGTCCACGCAGGACGTCTCCTGGCCTACTTGGCCATGCTTCTGCTTGTGCCCATGAAGGCCGGGGGCCAACAGCCCAAGGCTCACCCGGCGCCCATCAGTGAAAAGGAAGCTGGCTCTTCTGAAACTTGTCTCACCTGCCATGACACTCTGACCAAGACCAAGTTCGTTCACTCGGCGGTCAAGGATGTTGGATGCACTGCGTGCCACGAGATCAAGACCGAAGGTGAGAATACGACGGTTAGCCTGCTGGCGGAGGGAAATGAACTCTGCCTTGTCTGCCACGAGGACAAGCGGGGCAGCGAAGCCAGCCCGATTCACCCGCTAACGGTCAAGATTGCCTGCATCACTTGCCACGACCCGCACGGCTCAGAATTCACCGCGCAGACCCGCGCCAGCACCAACGCGCTCTGCCTGGAGTGTCACGGAGAGCGGAACGTCACGGGTGACACGGTAACGCTGTTCGAGAAGCAAACTCTGCAGGCAACGGAATTCAACAAGATTCCCAAGCTTGTTCTCGACCGCAGCCGTCGCATTGGCCATCCCTTCCTCGAGCATCC encodes:
- a CDS encoding cytochrome c3 family protein, translating into MRAAFPNSLRTVHAGRLLAYLAMLLLVPMKAGGQQPKAHPAPISEKEAGSSETCLTCHDTLTKTKFVHSAVKDVGCTACHEIKTEGENTTVSLLAEGNELCLVCHEDKRGSEASPIHPLTVKIACITCHDPHGSEFTAQTRASTNALCLECHGERNVTGDTVTLFEKQTLQATEFNKIPKLVLDRSRRIGHPFLEHPVGDQPDPSRKGEKLSCLSCHVPHVLVQPRLLRAEWKEAEVCDRCHPATTPQTPWIP